In Streptomyces alboniger, the following are encoded in one genomic region:
- a CDS encoding ABC transporter ATP-binding protein: MADETSLDKAGKAGDASKAHIPTVIADELHIVYRVNGAKTGKGSATSALSRILRRGEERGVRKVHAVRGVSFTAYRGEAIGLIGSNGSGKSTLLRAIAGLLPAEKGKVYTDGQPSLLGVNAALMNDLTGERNVILGGLAMGMSREQVRERYQEIVDFSGINEKGDFITLPMRTYSSGMAARLRFSIAAAKDHDVLMIDEALATGDRKFQKRSEARIRELRKEAGTVFLVSHNNKSIRDTCDRVLWLERGELRMDGPTDEVIKEYEKFTGK, from the coding sequence CTCGACAAGGCCGGCAAGGCCGGTGACGCCTCCAAGGCGCACATCCCCACCGTCATCGCCGACGAGCTGCACATCGTCTACCGCGTCAACGGCGCGAAGACGGGCAAGGGCAGCGCCACCTCCGCGCTGAGCCGCATCCTCCGGCGCGGCGAGGAGCGCGGCGTGCGCAAGGTGCACGCCGTGCGCGGTGTCAGCTTCACCGCCTACCGGGGCGAGGCCATCGGCCTCATCGGTTCGAACGGCTCGGGCAAGTCCACCCTGCTGCGTGCCATCGCGGGCCTGCTCCCCGCCGAGAAGGGCAAGGTCTACACCGACGGCCAGCCCTCGCTGCTCGGCGTCAACGCGGCCCTGATGAACGACCTGACGGGTGAGCGCAACGTCATCCTCGGCGGGCTCGCGATGGGCATGTCCCGAGAGCAGGTCAGGGAGCGCTACCAGGAGATCGTCGACTTCTCCGGCATCAACGAGAAGGGTGACTTCATCACCCTGCCGATGCGCACCTACTCCTCCGGCATGGCGGCCCGCCTGCGGTTCTCCATCGCGGCCGCCAAGGACCACGATGTCCTGATGATCGACGAGGCCCTGGCCACCGGCGACCGCAAGTTCCAAAAGCGCTCCGAGGCCCGCATCCGCGAGCTGCGCAAGGAGGCCGGCACGGTCTTCCTCGTCAGCCACAACAACAAGTCCATCCGCGACACCTGCGACCGCGTGCTGTGGCTGGAGCGCGGCGAGCTGCGCATGGACGGGCCGACCGACGAGGTCATCAAGGAGTACGAGAAGTTCACGGGCAAGTAG